The following coding sequences lie in one Pelobacter seleniigenes DSM 18267 genomic window:
- a CDS encoding penicillin-binding protein, translating to MALTESGIQLRIRIFGVAFILAFLVIAGRACFLQIVHAPELQERAEQQRQQVVKLAPERGSIYDRNGDPLAVSLAAESLYADPKLVKNPQETATKLAKLLDSNESELVRLLSEKKRFVWLQRKLDPQLAKQVRELKLAGLHFVPERKRYYPQASTAAHVLGFTGLDPKGLEGIELEYDGVLQGEPGMLVSSRDARGRGLASEGQLVQGGKPGNNLFLTLDRSLQFVAEKELDRAVRESGAIGGTVIMLEPASGRILALASQPDYNPNMPGKYRPAARRNRAVCDVFEPGSAFKPIILASALEEGVIHPGQQIYCEKGRYSVGGKIIRDHNKRYTNLTIEKILKVSSNIGFAKIGKALERERAYSYIRDFGFGEPTGVDLPGEVSGLLKKPSRWFEIDLAAISFGQAISVTPIQLAAATAAIANGGLLMKPYLVEKITDADGQVIRQQLPEVRRRVISEETAREVRRMMVSVTEPGGTGTRAAIPGYEVAGKTGTAQKVDPVAGGYSIDKSVSSFIGFVPADNPAIVMLVSVDEPKGTDYGGVIAAPVFAHIASQALNHLNVLPKGSVENLAQGEQDVEPLPDLAPLLPDVADNDGLRMPNFYGMSYRQVLRTMAELKLNLKLSGSGQAVNQFPAPGKTIPYGKEAWVKFGA from the coding sequence GGAGCATTTATGATCGCAACGGCGATCCCCTGGCGGTGAGCCTGGCTGCCGAGTCGCTCTATGCCGATCCCAAGCTGGTCAAGAATCCGCAGGAGACGGCTACCAAGCTGGCCAAGCTGTTGGACAGTAACGAATCGGAACTGGTTCGACTGCTGTCGGAAAAGAAACGTTTTGTCTGGTTGCAGCGCAAATTGGATCCGCAGCTGGCCAAGCAGGTCCGGGAGCTGAAACTGGCCGGACTGCATTTTGTTCCGGAGCGCAAGCGTTATTACCCGCAGGCGAGTACTGCAGCGCACGTTCTTGGTTTTACCGGGCTGGATCCGAAAGGGCTTGAGGGGATCGAGCTTGAATACGATGGCGTGCTGCAGGGGGAGCCGGGCATGCTGGTCTCCTCCCGCGATGCCCGTGGTCGCGGCCTGGCTTCGGAAGGGCAGCTGGTGCAGGGCGGGAAGCCCGGCAATAACCTGTTTCTGACCCTCGACCGTTCCCTGCAGTTTGTGGCCGAAAAGGAGTTGGACCGGGCGGTGCGCGAATCCGGAGCGATCGGCGGAACCGTGATTATGCTCGAGCCGGCCAGCGGCAGGATTCTGGCCCTGGCGAGCCAGCCTGACTACAACCCCAATATGCCGGGGAAGTATCGCCCTGCAGCCCGGCGTAATCGGGCTGTTTGCGATGTTTTCGAGCCCGGCTCCGCGTTTAAGCCGATTATCCTGGCCAGCGCTCTGGAAGAGGGGGTGATTCATCCCGGGCAGCAGATTTATTGTGAAAAAGGGCGTTATTCGGTCGGCGGGAAAATTATCCGTGACCACAACAAAAGGTATACCAACCTGACCATTGAAAAAATTCTCAAGGTCAGCAGCAATATCGGCTTTGCCAAAATCGGCAAGGCCCTGGAACGGGAGCGGGCCTATTCTTATATCCGTGATTTCGGTTTCGGGGAACCAACCGGCGTCGATCTGCCCGGCGAGGTTAGCGGCCTGTTGAAAAAGCCGTCACGCTGGTTCGAAATCGACCTGGCGGCGATTTCTTTCGGTCAGGCGATCAGCGTCACTCCGATTCAGCTGGCGGCGGCCACCGCGGCGATTGCCAACGGTGGCCTGTTGATGAAGCCGTATCTAGTGGAAAAGATTACCGATGCCGATGGCCAGGTGATCCGCCAGCAGCTGCCGGAAGTGCGGCGGCGGGTGATTTCGGAAGAGACCGCCCGTGAAGTGCGCAGGATGATGGTGAGCGTGACCGAGCCCGGCGGGACCGGGACCAGGGCGGCGATTCCCGGCTACGAAGTCGCCGGCAAAACCGGCACGGCCCAAAAGGTCGACCCGGTTGCCGGTGGCTATTCCATCGATAAGAGCGTCTCTTCCTTTATCGGCTTTGTCCCGGCGGATAATCCGGCGATTGTCATGCTGGTCTCGGTCGACGAGCCGAAAGGGACCGATTACGGTGGCGTCATTGCCGCCCCGGTATTTGCGCATATCGCCAGCCAGGCTTTGAACCACCTCAATGTCTTGCCGAAGGGGTCGGTAGAGAATCTGGCTCAGGGCGAGCAGGATGTGGAGCCGCTGCCCGATCTTGCGCCGCTGCTGCCGGATGTCGCCGATAATGACGGACTACGGATGCCGAACTTTTACGGCATGAGCTATCGGCAGGTTCTGCGAACCATGGCCGAACTGAAACTGAATTTGAAATTATCCGGGAGCGGGCAGGCCGTCAATCAGTTCCCCGCACCCGGTAAAACCATCCCGTACGGGAAAGAAGCCTGGGTCAAGTTTGGGGCCTGA
- a CDS encoding UDP-N-acetylmuramoyl-L-alanyl-D-glutamate--2,6-diaminopimelate ligase, translating to MTLEKLLSAVQPSAVNGPMDQSVSGLAYDSRRVEPGYLFFALPGVKVDGFEFIPQALQNGATVIIAEREWPDLPAGCCAVTVTDARLAMAKMSAVFYAQPSCGVPVIGVTGTNGKTTITYLLEAILKQGGYRPAVFGTIDYRYAEQRHSSSHTTPESLELIRMMREFRDLGADAFILEASSHALEQHRVDGIEFDAAVFTNLTAEHLDYHHNLENYFASKKRLFTELLGSGKALINADDSFGARLLQEDCSRFAYGRQADADLHPLDITVDRNGIHGVFAGRHGQVAVNSALIGDFNVSNLLAAVAAAQELGIPNPVIERGIEAMSQVPGRVEVVANDKGVLALVDYAHTGDALEQVLKTLQTLEHKRLITVVGCGGDRDPSKRPVMAQAAVGYSDVAIFTSDNPRTEDPLKILEQIKAGAVAAGSVELSRDEAMAGTRGFVMIPERRPAIEFACRLAAAGDLLLVAGKGHEDYQILGTTKIHFDDREELKRAFDVPEQPESGGA from the coding sequence ATGACTTTGGAAAAATTACTGAGCGCTGTTCAACCATCGGCTGTTAACGGCCCAATGGACCAGTCTGTCTCCGGCCTGGCCTATGATTCCCGTCGGGTGGAGCCGGGATACCTGTTTTTTGCCCTGCCCGGTGTCAAAGTCGACGGTTTCGAGTTTATCCCCCAGGCGCTACAAAACGGAGCGACGGTCATTATCGCTGAACGCGAATGGCCGGATCTGCCCGCCGGGTGCTGCGCGGTGACGGTTACCGATGCGCGCCTGGCCATGGCCAAAATGAGTGCGGTTTTCTATGCCCAGCCGAGTTGCGGGGTGCCGGTCATCGGTGTCACCGGGACCAATGGAAAAACCACCATTACCTATCTTCTGGAAGCGATTCTTAAACAGGGTGGCTACCGGCCGGCGGTTTTCGGAACCATTGACTATCGTTATGCCGAGCAGCGCCACAGCTCGTCACATACCACGCCCGAGTCCCTTGAGCTGATTCGCATGATGAGGGAATTTCGCGATTTGGGAGCCGATGCCTTTATTCTCGAGGCCTCCTCTCATGCCCTGGAACAGCATCGGGTCGATGGTATTGAATTCGATGCGGCGGTTTTTACTAATCTGACCGCCGAACATCTCGACTACCATCATAATCTGGAAAATTATTTCGCCAGTAAAAAACGGCTCTTTACCGAATTGCTGGGCAGTGGCAAGGCGCTTATCAACGCTGACGATTCCTTTGGCGCGCGGCTGTTACAAGAAGATTGTTCCCGTTTCGCTTACGGCCGACAGGCCGATGCAGACTTGCACCCGCTGGACATCACCGTGGACCGCAATGGGATTCACGGAGTGTTTGCCGGCCGGCATGGCCAAGTGGCGGTGAACAGTGCCCTGATCGGCGATTTTAACGTCAGCAATCTGCTTGCCGCAGTGGCAGCCGCACAGGAGCTGGGGATCCCCAATCCGGTGATTGAGCGCGGAATTGAAGCGATGTCCCAGGTTCCCGGCCGGGTCGAAGTTGTGGCTAACGACAAAGGGGTGCTGGCGCTGGTGGATTACGCCCATACCGGCGATGCTCTGGAGCAGGTCCTCAAGACCCTGCAGACCTTGGAGCATAAGCGGCTGATTACTGTGGTCGGCTGTGGTGGTGATCGCGACCCGTCCAAACGCCCGGTCATGGCGCAGGCTGCGGTTGGTTATTCCGATGTCGCGATCTTTACCTCGGACAATCCCCGGACCGAAGATCCGCTGAAAATTCTCGAACAAATCAAAGCGGGAGCGGTTGCCGCCGGCAGTGTCGAGTTGTCGCGGGACGAAGCAATGGCGGGAACGCGCGGTTTTGTGATGATCCCGGAGCGGCGCCCTGCGATTGAATTTGCCTGTCGGCTTGCTGCCGCCGGGGACCTGCTGCTGGTTGCCGGCAAGGGGCATGAGGATTATCAGATCCTTGGTACCACCAAGATCCATTTTGATGACCGTGAAGAGCTGAAGCGGGCTTTCGACGTCCCTGAACAGCCCGAGTCTGGAGGAGCCTGA
- a CDS encoding UDP-N-acetylmuramoyl-tripeptide--D-alanyl-D-alanine ligase: MFDLERIARITGGVWSGKKGPCSLSGVSTDSRNMVPGALFVPLRGEHFDGHDYLSQAVKNGAAACLSEEVVEGLSVPVVRVANTLTALGDIAAAWRLQLRGPLVAVTGSAGKTTTKEMLASIMGRLGPGLKTAGNFNNLIGLPLTLLRLTEQDQWAVIEMGTSALGEIERLTAIAQPSMGIITNIGPAHLETLHGLDGVSRAKGELFAGLQGGTAIINLDDSRVAGLPVANGVKKLTYGLSAAADVRAADITVDAAAVSFELQFKGQRQLIHLPVPGRHNVHNALAAAAAAIELSVSLPEIAAGLAAFVPVQGRMNLAALPCGGLLLDDSYNSNPMSAQAALEALSELKGQGRRVAVLGDMLELGDISEQMHEQLGGSAARTAELLLAVGRYAPALARGASQAGMAKDRIIVLADAAAAINYINEQRRPGDRILVKGSRGVQLDRVSAALKNTAEQSAAEQKGS; the protein is encoded by the coding sequence ATGTTCGATCTCGAGCGGATAGCCCGGATCACCGGAGGGGTGTGGTCAGGAAAGAAGGGTCCCTGCAGTTTGAGCGGGGTCTCCACAGATAGCCGCAATATGGTTCCCGGAGCGCTGTTCGTGCCGTTACGGGGAGAGCACTTTGACGGACATGATTACCTGAGCCAGGCGGTCAAAAACGGCGCGGCGGCCTGTTTGAGCGAAGAAGTGGTCGAAGGGCTCAGCGTCCCCGTGGTGCGGGTTGCGAATACCCTCACCGCGCTTGGCGATATTGCCGCGGCTTGGCGCCTGCAGTTGCGTGGCCCGTTGGTGGCGGTGACCGGTTCGGCTGGCAAAACCACCACCAAGGAAATGCTTGCGAGCATTATGGGGCGGCTCGGCCCGGGGTTGAAGACCGCAGGCAACTTCAACAACCTGATCGGCCTGCCGCTGACCCTGTTACGGTTGACCGAGCAGGATCAGTGGGCGGTAATCGAAATGGGCACCAGTGCGCTGGGGGAAATCGAACGGTTGACCGCGATTGCCCAGCCCTCCATGGGGATCATTACCAATATCGGCCCGGCGCATCTGGAAACCCTACACGGACTGGACGGTGTTTCCCGCGCCAAGGGCGAATTGTTTGCCGGGCTGCAGGGCGGAACCGCCATCATTAATCTGGACGATTCCCGGGTGGCCGGGTTACCGGTGGCCAATGGCGTGAAAAAACTGACCTACGGACTGTCTGCGGCGGCTGATGTGCGAGCTGCAGATATTACGGTGGATGCGGCCGCGGTCAGTTTTGAGCTGCAGTTCAAAGGTCAGCGGCAGCTGATTCATCTGCCCGTCCCGGGGCGGCATAACGTTCATAATGCCCTGGCGGCTGCTGCGGCGGCTATTGAATTGTCGGTGTCCCTGCCTGAAATTGCCGCCGGGCTGGCTGCTTTTGTTCCGGTGCAGGGGCGGATGAATCTTGCTGCGCTGCCCTGCGGCGGACTGTTGCTGGATGACAGTTATAATTCCAACCCGATGTCGGCTCAGGCGGCCCTGGAGGCGCTGAGCGAATTGAAGGGGCAGGGTCGACGGGTGGCGGTGTTGGGCGATATGCTGGAATTAGGGGATATTTCAGAACAGATGCATGAACAGCTTGGTGGCAGCGCGGCACGGACCGCCGAACTGCTGCTCGCGGTCGGACGTTACGCTCCTGCCTTGGCGCGGGGGGCCAGTCAGGCCGGCATGGCAAAAGATCGTATCATTGTGCTGGCCGATGCGGCAGCAGCCATCAACTATATCAATGAGCAGCGGCGACCGGGAGACCGAATTCTGGTCAAGGGGTCACGGGGAGTCCAGTTGGATCGCGTCAGTGCAGCATTGAAAAATACGGCAGAGCAATCCGCCGCTGAGCAGAAAGGAAGCTGA